In Deltaproteobacteria bacterium, one genomic interval encodes:
- a CDS encoding DUF1850 domain-containing protein, whose product MGRRLPLLLLIVAGGAFLFRPATVLEFENAGRGVVARHPVKTGDAFSITYRHSIYLQPVVEEFSVGPGGELVLTGVRSESGAVLEYFGFSDSRPFHAMNRPMRTIVFRVAVEGAQKLTLGDRRISFLALGDPGDRITLRLADVSLATRGVGWAARQMRRMRPSAWTWRGR is encoded by the coding sequence ATGGGGCGGCGCCTGCCCCTCCTGCTGCTGATCGTCGCGGGGGGGGCTTTCCTCTTCCGGCCGGCGACCGTGCTCGAATTTGAAAACGCCGGGCGAGGGGTCGTCGCCAGGCACCCCGTAAAGACGGGGGATGCGTTCTCCATCACGTACCGGCACTCCATCTACCTCCAGCCGGTGGTCGAGGAGTTCTCGGTGGGCCCGGGCGGGGAACTGGTCCTGACCGGCGTTCGCAGCGAAAGCGGGGCGGTCCTGGAGTACTTCGGATTCAGCGACTCCAGGCCGTTCCACGCCATGAACCGGCCGATGCGGACGATCGTGTTCCGGGTCGCCGTGGAAGGAGCGCAGAAACTGACCCTGGGCGACCGGCGGATCTCGTTCCTCGCCCTGGGCGATCCCGGCGACCGGATCACGCTCCGACTGGCGGACGTATCCCTGGCGACCCGCGGGGTCGGGTGGGCCGCAAGACAGATGCGGAGGATGCGACCCTCCGCATGGACCTGGAGAGGGCGGTGA